From a single Couchioplanes caeruleus genomic region:
- the rplX gene encoding 50S ribosomal protein L24, with translation MTVKIKKGDTVVVIAGKDKGAKGKVIAAFPRQDKVLVEGVNRIKKHERIRTTQRGSKTGGIVTQEAPIHISNVQIVDDQGKPTRVGYRVDDNGQKVRIARSTGKDL, from the coding sequence CTGACCGTGAAGATCAAGAAGGGCGACACGGTCGTCGTCATCGCCGGCAAGGACAAGGGTGCCAAGGGCAAGGTCATCGCGGCCTTCCCGCGGCAGGACAAGGTCCTCGTCGAGGGCGTCAACCGCATCAAGAAGCACGAGCGCATCCGTACGACGCAGCGCGGTTCGAAGACCGGCGGCATCGTCACGCAGGAAGCCCCGATCCACATCTCGAACGTGCAGATCGTGGACGACCAGGGCAAGCCGACCCGCGTCGGCTACCGCGTCGACGACAACGGCCAGAAGGTCCGTATCGCGCGTAGCACCGGTAAGGACCTGTGA
- the rplN gene encoding 50S ribosomal protein L14: protein MIQQESRLRVADNTGAREILCIRVLGGSGRRYASIGDVIVATVKDAIPGAGVKKGDVVKAVIVRTAKEKRRPDGSYIRFDENAAVIIKDGGDPRGTRIFGPVGRELRDKRFMKIISLAPEVL, encoded by the coding sequence GTGATCCAGCAGGAGTCGCGACTGCGCGTCGCCGACAACACGGGTGCCCGGGAAATTCTGTGCATCCGCGTACTGGGCGGCTCCGGTCGCCGCTACGCGAGCATCGGCGACGTCATCGTGGCCACGGTCAAGGACGCCATCCCGGGTGCCGGTGTGAAGAAGGGCGACGTCGTCAAGGCGGTCATCGTCCGCACCGCCAAGGAGAAGCGCCGTCCCGACGGCTCGTACATCCGCTTCGACGAGAACGCCGCCGTCATCATCAAGGACGGTGGAGACCCCCGCGGTACGCGTATCTTCGGCCCGGTCGGCCGCGAGCTGCGCGACAAGCGGTTCATGAAGATCATCAGCTTGGCGCCGGAGGTGCTCTGA
- the rpsQ gene encoding 30S ribosomal protein S17, with protein MSENTAAAPRPQRKVREGLVVSDKMDKTVVVEVEDRVKHALYGKVLRRTRKLKVHDEQNACGIGDRVLMMETRPLSATKRWRVVEILEKAK; from the coding sequence ATGAGTGAGAACACTGCTGCTGCCCCCCGGCCTCAGCGCAAGGTGCGCGAGGGCTTGGTGGTCAGCGACAAGATGGACAAGACCGTCGTCGTCGAGGTCGAGGACCGCGTCAAGCACGCCCTCTACGGCAAGGTTCTCCGTCGCACCCGCAAGCTCAAGGTGCACGACGAGCAGAACGCGTGCGGCATCGGCGACCGGGTCTTGATGATGGAGACCCGTCCGCTCTCCGCCACCAAGCGGTGGCGCGTCGTGGAGATCCTCGAAAAGGCCAAGTGA
- the rpmC gene encoding 50S ribosomal protein L29: protein MAAGVKPAELRELSEEELVSRLREAKAELFNLRVQGATGQLDNHRRLQVVRKDIARIYTIMRERELGLSAAPSEVTA from the coding sequence ATGGCAGCGGGCGTTAAGCCGGCCGAGCTGCGCGAGCTCTCCGAAGAGGAGCTGGTCTCGCGGCTGCGGGAGGCGAAGGCGGAGCTGTTCAATCTTCGCGTGCAGGGCGCGACCGGGCAGCTCGACAATCACCGTCGACTGCAGGTGGTCCGCAAGGACATCGCGAGGATCTACACGATCATGCGTGAGCGTGAGCTGGGGCTCTCGGCCGCGCCGAGTGAGGTGACAGCATGA
- the rplP gene encoding 50S ribosomal protein L16, producing the protein MLMPRKPPKGFRKPHHPDRHGASKGGNRVVFGEFGIQALEPAYVTNRQIESARIAMTRHIKRGGKVWISIFPDQALTKKPAETRMGSGKGSPEWWVANVKPGRILFEMSFPNETIAREAMRRAIHKLPMKCRIVTREVGES; encoded by the coding sequence ATGCTGATGCCGCGTAAGCCCCCGAAGGGCTTCCGCAAGCCGCACCACCCGGACCGCCACGGCGCGTCCAAGGGCGGCAACCGGGTGGTCTTCGGCGAGTTCGGTATCCAGGCCCTGGAGCCGGCGTACGTGACCAACCGGCAGATCGAGTCGGCCCGTATCGCCATGACCCGTCACATCAAGCGTGGCGGCAAGGTCTGGATCTCGATCTTCCCGGACCAGGCCCTGACCAAGAAGCCCGCCGAGACCCGCATGGGTTCCGGCAAGGGCTCCCCGGAGTGGTGGGTGGCGAACGTCAAGCCGGGACGCATCCTCTTCGAGATGTCGTTCCCGAACGAGACGATCGCGCGCGAAGCGATGCGACGCGCGATCCACAAGCTCCCGATGAAGTGCCGCATCGTGACGCGCGAAGTGGGTGAAAGCTGA